A DNA window from Vibrio tarriae contains the following coding sequences:
- the hcp-2 gene encoding type VI secretion system effector Hcp-2, with protein sequence MPTPCYISIEGQTQGLITAGACTADSIGDSFVEGHEDEMLVQQFDHVVTVPTDPQSGQPSGQRVHKPFKFTVALNKAVPLLYNALSSGEKLKTVELKWYRTSIEGKQENFFTTKLENASIVDIHCEMPHCQDPAKSDFTQNVTVSLSYRKITWDHVNAGTSGSDDWRKPIEA encoded by the coding sequence ATGCCAACTCCATGTTATATCTCTATCGAAGGCCAAACTCAGGGTCTTATCACTGCAGGCGCATGTACTGCTGACTCTATCGGCGATTCATTCGTTGAAGGCCACGAAGATGAGATGCTGGTTCAGCAGTTTGACCACGTTGTGACTGTACCGACTGACCCACAATCTGGTCAGCCTTCAGGCCAACGTGTGCACAAGCCATTCAAATTCACTGTGGCGCTGAACAAAGCGGTTCCTCTGCTGTACAACGCGCTCTCTTCTGGTGAGAAGCTGAAAACCGTTGAGCTGAAATGGTACCGTACCTCTATCGAAGGCAAACAAGAAAACTTCTTCACCACTAAGCTGGAAAACGCGTCTATCGTTGATATCCACTGTGAAATGCCACACTGCCAAGACCCAGCAAAATCTGACTTTACTCAGAATGTGACTGTGTCTCTGTCTTACCGCAAAATCACTTGGGACCACGTTAACGCGGGCACCTCAGGCTCTGATGACTGGCGTAAGCCAATCGAAGCGTAA